In the Clostridium beijerinckii genome, one interval contains:
- a CDS encoding histidine phosphatase family protein, which produces MRQTVLYLIRHGQTKWNLEKRMQGHKDSPLTKVGISQAQKLSDRLINEKVDLIYSSESKRAYDTAKIIQHNRNIPINTMKELKEIHMGKWEGMNQTDIINKYPETWENFWNNPSVYVPTDEGESYEELKARVIPSIEEIINLNQGKSIIIVTHRITLKVIMSHFMSQNICDICGNPDIESASLSKIHIENEVPKILLYGDISHYK; this is translated from the coding sequence ATGAGACAAACTGTTTTATATTTAATTAGACATGGACAAACAAAGTGGAATCTAGAAAAACGAATGCAAGGCCATAAAGATTCCCCTTTAACAAAGGTTGGCATATCTCAGGCTCAAAAACTGAGTGATAGACTTATTAATGAAAAAGTTGATTTAATATACTCTAGTGAAAGTAAACGCGCTTATGATACGGCTAAAATCATCCAGCATAATCGAAACATTCCTATAAACACAATGAAAGAATTGAAAGAAATCCATATGGGAAAATGGGAGGGCATGAATCAAACAGATATTATTAATAAGTATCCTGAAACTTGGGAAAATTTTTGGAATAACCCTTCTGTATATGTTCCAACTGATGAAGGAGAATCTTATGAAGAATTGAAAGCTAGGGTCATCCCCTCAATTGAAGAAATTATTAATTTAAATCAAGGCAAAAGTATTATTATTGTTACACATAGAATTACCTTAAAAGTTATTATGTCACATTTCATGAGTCAAAATATTTGTGATATTTGTGGCAATCCAGATATAGAATCAGCTAGCCTTTCAAAAATACATATAGAAAATGAAGTGCCAAAAATACTATTATACGGAGATATATCTCACTATAAATAG
- a CDS encoding bacteriohemerythrin, whose amino-acid sequence MVKWKADYEVGVKLIDEQHEKLFEIADRAYKLLTNDFILDKYDRITEILGELKEYTIFHFKSEEEYMLSVGYKKFLSHKVIHEDFIKSIDNIDLHEIDLNQDESVKKILEFVVDWIDKHILNEDKFIVEN is encoded by the coding sequence ATGGTAAAATGGAAGGCGGATTATGAAGTTGGGGTAAAACTCATTGATGAGCAGCATGAAAAATTATTTGAGATTGCGGATCGTGCTTATAAATTATTAACAAATGATTTTATACTTGATAAGTATGATAGAATTACTGAAATACTTGGGGAATTAAAAGAGTATACTATATTTCATTTTAAATCTGAAGAGGAATATATGTTGAGTGTAGGATATAAAAAATTCTTATCACATAAAGTAATACATGAAGATTTTATAAAATCTATTGATAATATTGATTTACACGAAATAGATTTAAATCAAGATGAGTCAGTAAAGAAGATATTAGAATTTGTTGTAGATTGGATAGATAAGCATATTTTAAATGAAGATAAGTTTATAGTAGAGAATTAA
- a CDS encoding GNAT family N-acetyltransferase, whose amino-acid sequence MTILESDRLILRPWKNSDLDDLHEFMSNEKVANLAGFSVKNNKEESLKILKQFIIDSSDSLWAVELKNINKVIGWIELHKYSEGIYINSKEIGCVLSQKYWGQGLMPEALRQVLSYGFNEEELDSIVCSHFVNNNQSKRAIEKSGFKYAKANDNKVYYCLNKSDF is encoded by the coding sequence ATGACAATATTAGAGAGTGATAGATTGATTTTAAGACCTTGGAAAAATTCTGATTTAGATGATTTACATGAATTTATGTCAAATGAAAAAGTTGCAAATTTAGCAGGCTTTAGTGTGAAGAACAACAAAGAAGAGAGCCTAAAGATTTTGAAGCAATTTATCATAGATTCTTCCGATTCATTATGGGCAGTTGAATTAAAAAATATTAATAAAGTAATTGGATGGATTGAATTACATAAATATTCAGAAGGAATATATATAAATTCAAAAGAAATAGGATGTGTTTTATCACAAAAATATTGGGGGCAAGGTTTAATGCCAGAAGCGCTTAGACAAGTTCTTAGTTATGGATTTAATGAAGAAGAGCTTGATTCTATTGTGTGTTCTCATTTTGTAAACAATAATCAGTCTAAGAGAGCAATTGAAAAGTCTGGATTTAAGTATGCTAAAGCGAATGATAATAAAGTTTATTACTGCTTGAACAAAAGCGATTTTTAA